Proteins encoded together in one Neobacillus sp. FSL H8-0543 window:
- a CDS encoding YqcI/YcgG family protein, with amino-acid sequence MGNLLEKIWIEKYIETLPLWKQTAYQSFSSTITNAKKPFPCIPAIQGFLADQLRFSFIEDPRQLHSSQELAEVLRAYGKCSRDTGKYASLVVFFETPKDVSENYHIENYRELFWTVLNNVTTFDEKEWPEDIPTDPSHHKWEFCFDGEPYFVFCATPAHLVRKSRHSPCLLMAFQPRWVFEKINDSTVFGRNMKKLIRQRLVDYDGVPGHPDLKWYGNENNHEWKQYFLSEDESSPSKCPFMKMKNKFSNFLNKKI; translated from the coding sequence GTGGGAAACCTTTTAGAAAAAATTTGGATAGAAAAATATATTGAAACACTTCCCTTGTGGAAACAAACAGCTTATCAGTCGTTCTCTTCCACGATAACAAACGCGAAAAAACCCTTTCCTTGTATTCCAGCTATACAAGGATTTCTCGCTGATCAACTTCGGTTCAGCTTTATAGAAGATCCTCGTCAACTTCATTCTTCCCAGGAGCTTGCTGAGGTCTTAAGAGCATACGGAAAATGTTCACGTGATACTGGAAAATATGCCTCTCTAGTTGTCTTTTTTGAAACACCTAAAGATGTAAGTGAGAATTATCATATTGAGAACTATCGTGAATTATTTTGGACTGTTTTAAACAATGTAACAACGTTTGATGAAAAGGAGTGGCCAGAAGATATCCCGACAGATCCCTCTCACCATAAATGGGAATTTTGTTTTGATGGAGAGCCATATTTTGTCTTCTGTGCTACACCTGCTCATCTTGTACGCAAAAGTCGCCATTCTCCATGCCTGTTAATGGCGTTTCAACCTCGATGGGTGTTTGAAAAAATAAATGATTCTACAGTATTCGGACGTAATATGAAAAAACTCATCCGACAACGACTTGTCGATTATGATGGCGTCCCAGGCCACCCCGATCTTAAATGGTATGGAAATGAAAACAATCATGAATGGAAGCAATATTTTTTAAGTGAAGATGAAAGTAGTCCTTCAAAATGCCCATTTATGAAAATGAAAAATAAATTTTCAAATTTCCTTAACAAAAAAATATAA
- a CDS encoding spore coat protein, producing MNQNENQFSTNPPTNQPILKNHGGHELFDAHEVIAGLISMLDQYQMYDQYIKDPELKSILQRQSFFVTQMYNTVVESFQTGQDPTIPTQQYKMNQNNNVLYGMKPGQPKKPNQSINELSDQGLSAYMLGNTKSLSALLAMTALEMTNPVLRRVIADSVPNFIEMSYEIFLYQNKHGYYQVPQLMEQDMNLMLTSYAKAPQQGSLPH from the coding sequence ATGAACCAAAACGAAAATCAGTTTTCAACAAATCCGCCTACCAATCAACCAATACTTAAGAACCACGGTGGTCACGAGTTATTTGATGCCCACGAAGTGATAGCGGGTTTAATTAGTATGCTAGACCAATATCAAATGTATGATCAATATATAAAGGACCCAGAATTAAAGTCTATTTTACAGCGCCAGTCGTTTTTCGTGACACAAATGTACAATACCGTTGTTGAAAGTTTCCAAACCGGGCAAGATCCCACGATTCCTACGCAACAATATAAAATGAATCAAAATAACAATGTTCTATATGGAATGAAGCCTGGTCAACCGAAAAAACCTAATCAGTCCATAAATGAGCTTTCAGATCAAGGACTCTCCGCTTACATGTTAGGAAACACAAAATCATTATCAGCTCTTTTAGCAATGACTGCCCTAGAGATGACAAACCCGGTGCTTCGTCGTGTCATTGCCGATAGTGTACCGAATTTTATTGAAATGAGTTATGAAATATTTCTTTACCAAAATAAACACGGTTATTATCAGGTTCCTCAACTAATGGAACAAGATATGAATCTAATGCTTACAAGCTATGCAAAGGCTCCTCAACAAGGGAGTTTACCACATTAA